In Geopsychrobacter electrodiphilus DSM 16401, a single window of DNA contains:
- a CDS encoding YceH family protein has protein sequence MTRDLTPAETRVLGCLVEKELATPEYYPMTLNALVNACNQKSNRSPVVVFDETIVAEALESLRPLGLAIQSVEGGRAAKFCHNLYGKYRLQDAEMAVLAELLLRGPQTGGELRQRASRMRPLDSMEQVEEILTVLMELEETLVTKLPRQTGRKESRYAHLLSGEPDLKDVGTTPTTAILNARAGNERIENLETEVSELKREIAELKATFELFRQQFE, from the coding sequence GTGACTCGTGATTTAACCCCGGCAGAAACCCGCGTTCTCGGCTGCCTGGTCGAAAAAGAACTGGCGACACCCGAGTATTACCCCATGACCCTGAACGCTCTGGTCAACGCCTGCAATCAAAAATCGAACCGCTCCCCGGTCGTTGTTTTCGATGAAACAATCGTGGCAGAAGCACTGGAAAGTTTGCGCCCGCTAGGGCTGGCGATTCAGTCAGTCGAGGGTGGTCGGGCAGCCAAGTTCTGCCATAACCTTTATGGTAAGTATCGGCTACAGGATGCCGAAATGGCCGTCCTCGCCGAACTGCTGCTGCGCGGGCCCCAAACCGGCGGCGAACTACGGCAACGCGCCAGTCGCATGCGTCCACTCGATTCGATGGAGCAGGTCGAGGAGATTCTGACGGTATTGATGGAACTGGAGGAGACCCTGGTGACCAAACTCCCACGTCAAACCGGCCGCAAAGAGTCCCGTTACGCACATCTGCTGTCCGGAGAACCGGACCTTAAAGATGTCGGAACGACGCCAACCACGGCGATTCTTAACGCCCGCGCCGGCAATGAGCGGATTGAAAACCTTGAGACTGAAGTAAGCGAACTCAAGCGCGAGATCGCAGAATTAAAAGCAACCTTTGAGCTTTTTCGGCAGCAGTTCGAATAA